Proteins from one Diprion similis isolate iyDipSimi1 chromosome 3, iyDipSimi1.1, whole genome shotgun sequence genomic window:
- the LOC124404534 gene encoding DNA repair protein XRCC1: MIVKLGKLISCSSEHPSFPARNLCEHSLGGIGSLTWLCEEPGVKEAEAIFELAEPSQITGIDIGNSRCCSVKIAGASSDAPEEWVTIVSHIFMSFNDADHGLFKDQVQLFTKKEINAEVLNKVFNRVKVTCSQPANPRVLFGLSFLILRTDDKLDSGNLDAFGRFKVKEDKGDNSLDKFKEKYLQLMKPKPNSFKVELAKQIESNRAVTVNEKRDETPSRKRPSFKLTTPPKATNNEKKLTEADSKHRIKKRRLSDKDQKPLESCSKNNSTDVLSETQTTMSERTNKGRPRCSLCLGNEENVLCKTCNLLMPDKDQANETSRRKPAKPKKPVKNFSALFENVTFSLSGYQNPKRDEIRRKAIAMGAKYVVNPNGRNHNCTHLVCAFKNTPKYNQLKGSVKIIDKQWVEDCYEKKTRFPWRRYALDKEEKDVPESEEEVETEKGSADPLSIYDQDTDSDY; this comes from the exons atgatTGTGAAACTGGGCAAGTTGATAAGCTGCAGTTCGGAACATCCGTCATTTCCCGCAAGGAATTTGTGCGAACATTCCTTGGGCGGCATCGGGTCTTTGACCTGGCTCTGCGAAGAGCCAGGAGTCAAGGAGGCAGAAGCAATATTTGAGCTGGCAGAGCCGTCACAGATAACAGGAATCGACATAGGAAACTCACGGTGCTGTTCGGTGAAGATCGCTGGGGCAAGTAGCGATGCTCCAGAGGAGTGGGTGACAATTGTGAGCCACATTTTCATGTCTTTCAACGATGCAGACCACGGTCTTTTCAAAGACCAGGTACAGCTGTTTACAAAAAAGGAAATCAATGCAGAGGTTCTCAATAAAGTTTTCAATAGGGTGAAGGTGACTTGCTCTCAACCAGCAAACCCCAGAGTTCTCTTCGGTCTCTCGTTCCTGATTCTCCGCACCGATGACAAGTTAGACTCAGGAAACCTTGACGCTTTTGGCAGGTTCAAAGTCAAGGAGGATAAAGGTGACAACAGTTTGGACAAATTCAAGGAAAAGTACCTTCAGCTAATGAAACCTAAGCCCAATAGTTTCAAGGTGGAACTCGCCAAGCAGATCGAGAGCAATCGCGCTGTCACTGTCAATGAAAAAAGAGACGAAACTCCAAGCCGTAAAAGACCCTCTTTCAAATTAACAACTCCACCAAAAGCCACAaacaatgaaaagaaattgaccGAGGCAGACAGCAAACATCGGATTAAGAAACGGAGACTGTCGGACAAAGACCAAAAACCTTTAGAAAgttgttcaaaaaataattccacagATGTTTTGTCAGAGACACAAACAACAATGTCAGAAAGAACAAATAAAGGCAGACCGAGGTGTTCATTGTGCTTGGGTAATGAGGAGAACGTCTTGTGCAAGACATGTAATTTGTTAATGCCTGATAAAGACCAAGCAAATGAAACTTCTAGGCGAAAACCGGCCAAACCGAAAAAACCAGTCAAGAATTTTAGTGCTTTGTTCGAAAATGTCACCTTTTCTCTCAGTGGATATCAAAATCCGAAACGGGACGAAATAAGGCGAAAAGCGATAGCCATGGGAGCCAAATACGTCGTTAATCCTAATGGGCGAAATCACAATTGTACGCACTTGGTTTGTGCTTTTAAGAATACACCAAAGTATAATCAGCTGAAGGGAAGTGTTAAAATCATTGATAAGCAGTGGGTGGAGGATTGCTACGAGAAGAAAACAAG ATTTCCATGGAGACGATATGCTCTAGACAAGGAGGAAAAAGACGTGCCAGAAAGCGAGGAAGAAGTGGAAACTGAGAAAGGATCTGCAGACCCACTTAGCATATACGATCAGGATACAGACTCCGATTATTAA